From Deinococcota bacterium, a single genomic window includes:
- the nrfD gene encoding polysulfide reductase NrfD — MKANQGLDEGRILAPGYSYGSVEDTISSIPLTDPRRTPRWWIGGFAVAFLLLMVFLFSVTYLIAVGIGIWGVNQPVGWGFDIINFVWWIGIGHAGTLISAILLLVRQQWRTSINRFAEAMTLFAVACAGVYPLLHLGRPWVFYWLFPYPNQMGLWPQFNSPLIWDVFAVSTYATVSLLFWYVGLIPDLATLRDVAKNRWARTAYAVGALGWTGSARHWNRYTRAYLLLAALSTPLVLSVHSVVSFDFAISQLPGWHNTVFPPYFVAGAVFAGFAMVIILAIPLRKFYGLEGIITMKHLDNMAKIILATGTVVTYGYVIEIFTAWYSGSEFERYMALNRLFGPYGWVFWALIFCNFLTIQLFWFKSIRYNLWALFIVSIIVSVGMWLERFVIIVMSLHRDFLPSSWGMYAGTFWDWATFIGTMGLFFTLFFVFIRVLPLIAISEMKELVHHEEGHKH; from the coding sequence ATGAAGGCGAACCAGGGGCTGGACGAGGGGCGCATCCTGGCGCCCGGTTACAGCTACGGCAGCGTCGAGGACACCATCAGTAGCATTCCCCTGACCGACCCGCGCAGGACCCCGCGCTGGTGGATTGGCGGCTTCGCCGTCGCCTTCTTGCTGCTCATGGTCTTTCTCTTCTCGGTCACCTATCTGATCGCCGTGGGTATCGGCATCTGGGGCGTCAACCAGCCCGTCGGCTGGGGTTTCGACATCATCAACTTCGTGTGGTGGATCGGCATCGGTCACGCCGGCACGCTCATTTCGGCGATCCTGCTCTTGGTGCGCCAGCAGTGGCGCACCTCGATCAACCGCTTCGCCGAGGCGATGACGCTCTTCGCGGTGGCCTGCGCGGGCGTGTACCCGCTTCTGCACTTGGGCCGCCCCTGGGTCTTCTACTGGCTCTTTCCCTATCCCAACCAGATGGGCCTGTGGCCGCAGTTCAACTCCCCCCTGATCTGGGACGTGTTCGCGGTATCGACCTACGCCACGGTGTCCTTGCTCTTTTGGTACGTCGGTTTGATTCCCGACCTGGCCACCCTGCGCGACGTCGCCAAGAACAGGTGGGCGCGGACGGCTTACGCTGTCGGCGCGCTGGGCTGGACGGGCTCGGCCCGGCACTGGAACCGCTACACCCGGGCCTATCTGCTCCTGGCCGCGCTGTCGACACCGCTCGTCTTGTCGGTGCACTCGGTGGTGAGCTTCGACTTCGCCATCTCGCAGCTGCCCGGCTGGCACAACACCGTCTTCCCGCCCTACTTCGTCGCCGGGGCCGTCTTCGCGGGCTTCGCCATGGTCATCATCTTAGCGATCCCGCTGCGCAAGTTCTACGGCCTAGAGGGCATCATCACCATGAAGCACTTAGACAACATGGCCAAGATCATCTTGGCGACCGGCACGGTGGTCACCTATGGCTACGTGATCGAGATCTTCACGGCCTGGTACTCGGGCAGCGAGTTCGAGCGCTATATGGCGCTAAACCGCCTCTTCGGGCCCTATGGCTGGGTCTTCTGGGCGCTCATCTTCTGCAACTTCTTGACCATCCAGCTCTTCTGGTTCAAGAGCATACGCTATAACCTCTGGGCGCTCTTCATCGTCTCGATCATCGTCTCGGTGGGGATGTGGCTCGAGCGCTTCGTCATCATCGTGATGAGCCTGCACCGCGACTTCCTGCCCTCGTCTTGGGGCATGTACGCGGGGACGTTTTGGGATTGGGCCACCTTCATCGGCACCATGGGGCTCTTCTTTACGCTCTTTTTCGTCTTCATCAGGGTGCTGCCGCTCATCGCCATTTCCGAGATGAAAGAGCTCGTCCATCACGAGGAAGGACATAAGCATTGA
- a CDS encoding DUF3341 domain-containing protein, producing the protein MATNPSSPGPDIYPDIYGVVARFDTPEDLVAAAERVRDEGYKKIDAYTPFPVEGLTEALGVRPSRLGFIVLAGGITGALFGLLLQYFAMVLSLPVIVFGRPHFAWPAFIVPMFETTILFAAFSAVFGMLIINGLPRPYHSIFNAPGFEAASRDGFFLAIEADDPRFDRERSKALLETLAPGRVSEVEP; encoded by the coding sequence ATGGCTACTAACCCGTCAAGCCCCGGCCCGGACATCTACCCAGACATCTACGGCGTCGTGGCGCGCTTCGACACCCCCGAGGATCTTGTCGCCGCCGCCGAGCGGGTGCGCGACGAGGGCTACAAGAAGATCGACGCCTACACGCCCTTTCCCGTCGAGGGCCTCACCGAGGCGCTCGGCGTCAGGCCCTCACGCCTGGGCTTTATCGTCTTGGCGGGCGGGATCACCGGCGCGCTCTTCGGCCTCCTGCTGCAGTACTTCGCCATGGTCTTGAGCCTTCCGGTCATCGTCTTCGGCCGGCCTCACTTCGCCTGGCCGGCCTTTATCGTACCGATGTTCGAGACCACCATTTTGTTCGCGGCCTTTTCCGCCGTCTTCGGCATGCTGATCATCAACGGCCTGCCCAGGCCCTACCACTCGATTTTCAACGCGCCCGGCTTCGAGGCCGCCAGCCGCGACGGTTTCTTTCTGGCCATCGAAGCCGACGACCCCAGGTTCGACCGGGAGCGCTCAAAGGCGCTCTTAGAGACCCTGGCGCCCGGTCGGGTGTCGGAGGTCGAACCCTGA